The genomic stretch TGGCGAACTCCGGGAAGACGTCCTCGACGCCCTGCTCGAACGCGGCCAGCCAGGCACGCTCGGCGTGGACCGGGTCGGGGTGGTCGTTGCTGTCCATGACGATCCGGTCGGTGCGGTGCGGGAACATGTCCACGTAGGCGGAGGCGACATAGGTGCCGTACGACACGCCCCACGCGGACAGCTTCCGCTCGCCGAGCGCGGCCCGGATGCGGTCGATGTCCCGTGCCTCGTTCTTGGTGCTGATGTGCCGGATCAGCTCGCCGCCGTTCTCGGCGCAGGCGTCGGACATGCGCTGGGCGGTGATCATGTTCTCGGTGACGGACCCGTCGGCGGCGGGCCAGGGCCGCAGCTTGGAGAAGGCGAGGTCGCTGGTTTCCAGATCGCAGCTGACGGCGGTGGAAGGGGCGTTCCCGCGCGGGGTGAACCCGATGAGGTCGTAGGCGTCCCGCACCTCCTGCGGCATCTTCTGGCCCTCGTCGGAGGGGTGGGACAGGCTGTCGCCGCCGGGGCCGCCGGGAATCATCAGCAGGGCGCCCCGGCGGGCCGCGGGATTCTCGCTGGGGATACGGGAGATGACGAGGTCGATCTTCCGGCCATGGGGCTCGGAGTAGTCCATCGGAACGGAGACGGTCGCGCACCGCTGGCGGGGGTCGAGCCCCTCGCCCTCGCACTCGGTCCACTTCAGCGCCTCGGCCCGCTTGGCGCCGCCGTCCGCGGCACCGGCGGGCAGGGCGAGACCGAGGACGACACCGGTCGCGGCGATCAGAGCCGCACTTCTCGTGAGCTGCTTCATGCACAGCAGCCTGGCGGATCATGACGGTACGTCACATCCGGGTAACGGCCCTATGTTCCAGGGGGATTACCCCCATCCCGTGACTGGGGGTGACCCCTCCGGGTCACAGGCTCAGCGTCATCACCAGCCGGTCCTCGCCGGGCCCGAAGTAGTCCCGGCGCGCGCCCTCCTCGGACGAGAACCCGATCGACCGGTACAACATGATCGCGGCGGCGTTCGTCGGCTCGACCGTCAACCGGACCTCGCGCACACCCTCGGTGCGCAGCCGGCGCAGCACCTCCAGCATCAGCCGCCTGCCCAGCCCCCGGCCGCGCTGGT from Streptomyces davaonensis JCM 4913 encodes the following:
- a CDS encoding alpha/beta hydrolase codes for the protein MKQLTRSAALIAATGVVLGLALPAGAADGGAKRAEALKWTECEGEGLDPRQRCATVSVPMDYSEPHGRKIDLVISRIPSENPAARRGALLMIPGGPGGDSLSHPSDEGQKMPQEVRDAYDLIGFTPRGNAPSTAVSCDLETSDLAFSKLRPWPAADGSVTENMITAQRMSDACAENGGELIRHISTKNEARDIDRIRAALGERKLSAWGVSYGTYVASAYVDMFPHRTDRIVMDSNDHPDPVHAERAWLAAFEQGVEDVFPEFAKWASRPGNPDRVARTPQEVRSRFLELADRLDREPLPWPGANPPVLNGTELRQAMLTAFYDPDDFPSLARLIRAAEKGTVPPAPPSPPEELLQNYTAVGAGTICNDAAWPSDPAVYQKDVTESRAKYPLTAGMPRNAMLCAAWPFPPKEAPVTVSDRGPSNILLIQNERDVATPLSGALKLREALGRRAVMVVNDSTGHDAYLINGTPCGDGLVSRFLATGERPKKDVYCD